The Burkholderia cepacia ATCC 25416 genome includes a window with the following:
- a CDS encoding transglycosylase SLT domain-containing protein, which translates to MVRPSRASIAAQPVCAGARGLMQVRPAAERNLVAQVKNLSDPATNVRIGAAIS; encoded by the coding sequence ATGGTGCGGCCGAGCCGGGCTTCGATCGCCGCGCAGCCAGTGTGCGCCGGCGCACGCGGGTTGATGCAGGTGCGGCCCGCCGCCGAACGCAATCTCGTCGCGCAAGTGAAGAACCTGTCCGATCCGGCCACCAACGTGCGGATCGGTGCGGCCATCTCATGA
- a CDS encoding GNAT family N-acetyltransferase yields the protein MSIPWNAIAGHTPAAPPSACADRVIVRRFDPAFDSYAQLTPMLHRAFARLGAMGLNCTCVDQDEAVTRRRAEAGECYVAVCGGRVIGTATLYATDPSSACPLYRREGVASVRQVAVDPDCQSRGIGALLLSFAERWAALRGYTLLALDTPHPASHLLAFYGSQGFDVVDVMRFDGKRYDSAILCKRPVAHVVRRVSSASPASRMAARMAAVRRVAHALPSRVAAVVRRDRYVRRGPGWAARRAAGAASCRSSPWRPRQHGRYTFG from the coding sequence ATGTCGATACCCTGGAACGCGATCGCCGGACACACGCCTGCCGCGCCGCCTTCCGCGTGCGCCGACCGGGTGATCGTGCGGCGTTTCGATCCGGCCTTCGACAGCTATGCCCAACTCACGCCGATGCTGCATCGCGCGTTCGCGCGGCTCGGCGCGATGGGGCTCAACTGTACGTGTGTCGACCAGGATGAGGCCGTCACGCGCCGTCGCGCGGAAGCGGGCGAGTGCTACGTCGCCGTGTGCGGCGGGCGCGTGATCGGCACGGCCACGCTGTATGCGACCGATCCGTCGTCGGCCTGCCCGCTGTACCGGCGCGAAGGCGTCGCGAGCGTGCGGCAGGTGGCGGTGGACCCGGATTGCCAGAGCCGCGGGATCGGCGCGTTGCTGCTGTCGTTCGCCGAGCGGTGGGCCGCGTTGCGCGGCTACACGCTGCTCGCGCTTGACACGCCGCATCCCGCTTCGCACCTGCTCGCGTTCTACGGCTCGCAGGGTTTCGACGTCGTCGACGTGATGCGCTTCGACGGCAAGCGCTACGACAGCGCGATCCTCTGCAAGCGGCCCGTCGCGCATGTCGTGCGCCGGGTGTCGTCGGCATCGCCGGCGTCGCGAATGGCCGCGCGCATGGCGGCCGTGCGGCGTGTTGCTCATGCGTTGCCGTCGCGCGTGGCCGCGGTGGTCCGGCGCGATCGGTACGTGCGGCGTGGCCCAGGCTGGGCGGCGCGACGCGCGGCCGGTGCCGCGAGTTGCCGCTCGTCGCCGTGGCGCCCGCGCCAGCACGGGCGCTACACCTTCGGCTGA
- a CDS encoding NIPSNAP family protein, protein MITCFLRYVIDPYKLDQFETYGKMWIPLVEQFGGTHHGYFLPSEGANNIALAMFSFPSLAEYERYRERSMDDPACQAAFHYAEETRCIVSYERSFFRPVFD, encoded by the coding sequence ATGATCACCTGCTTCCTTCGCTACGTCATCGATCCGTACAAGCTCGACCAGTTCGAAACCTACGGCAAGATGTGGATTCCGCTCGTCGAGCAGTTCGGCGGCACGCATCACGGCTACTTCCTGCCGTCCGAAGGGGCAAACAACATTGCGCTCGCGATGTTCTCGTTCCCGAGCCTCGCCGAATACGAGCGCTACCGCGAACGCTCGATGGACGATCCGGCCTGCCAGGCCGCGTTCCACTACGCCGAGGAAACGCGCTGCATCGTCAGCTACGAGCGCAGCTTCTTCCGGCCGGTGTTCGACTGA
- a CDS encoding NADPH-dependent FMN reductase, protein MTAFDQHRRPFVVGIGGTTRAASSTERALSFALRGAQAAGARTRLFDGPFLHTLPHYAPEHKTLTDAQRELIDAVRQADAIIIATPGYHGGVSGLVKNALDTLEELRADDRPYLDGRAVGLIVTAYGWQAAGTVLTSLRSIVHALRGWPTPFGATVNTLETRFDSADSCSDPKVVAQLETVGTQAAEFALAFASHRAASHAASVDALAPVLKIANQ, encoded by the coding sequence TTGACTGCATTCGATCAACACCGCCGCCCGTTCGTCGTCGGCATTGGCGGTACCACCCGGGCAGCGTCGTCGACCGAACGCGCGCTGTCGTTCGCGTTGCGCGGCGCGCAGGCAGCCGGCGCACGCACGCGCCTGTTCGACGGCCCGTTCCTGCATACGCTGCCGCACTACGCCCCCGAACACAAAACGCTGACCGACGCGCAGCGCGAACTGATCGACGCCGTGCGCCAGGCCGACGCGATCATCATCGCGACGCCCGGCTATCACGGCGGCGTCTCCGGCCTCGTGAAGAACGCGCTCGATACGCTCGAGGAACTGCGTGCGGACGATCGGCCCTATCTCGACGGACGCGCGGTCGGCCTGATCGTCACCGCGTACGGCTGGCAGGCGGCGGGCACCGTGCTGACGTCGCTGCGTTCGATCGTGCATGCGCTGCGCGGCTGGCCGACGCCGTTCGGCGCGACCGTGAACACGCTCGAAACGCGCTTCGACAGCGCCGACAGCTGCTCGGATCCGAAGGTCGTCGCCCAGCTCGAGACGGTCGGCACGCAAGCGGCCGAGTTCGCGCTCGCGTTCGCGTCGCATCGCGCGGCCTCGCATGCGGCGTCGGTCGATGCGCTCGCGCCTGTGCTGAAGATCGCCAACCAGTAA
- a CDS encoding ESPR-type extended signal peptide-containing protein yields MNRTYRSIWNEALGAWVAASEHDSARGKPNKSAVMVAAVAALVISLPGLAEANTINTQQTCLTGSNGAVGRVNPGGTQNQAGDGSGTYSVVAGCNSNGNGFTGVTVYGAFAQANGNGAVAMGIQSSAALWGVATGLETTASGIGATALGFGSTAAALNSVAIGGAGGNGTTPLSQANSTIASGAGSIAIGSNATKGAQSAASDSIAVGGQSSVASAATSGIALGRGATVNGAYGIAQGDGIVSGATGQNVAIGSSGTTANSGSANGGAVAIGRAQTASGDGAVALGTSNSANGTGAVALGNGNSANGTGAVALGSGNSVTGTGSVGIGSGAKATYAGSSAIGASSYAGGTSAPASAFGNGSSATANYATAIGVNASAAGGGSVALGVATASALQSVAIGQQSNASQAGNISIGSFATASGNGNAVAMGYQSTASAGNAMALGYLSTANVANSVALGNNSATIGAADTATGGTGSVNSATIGGQTFGNFAGASAANGVVSVGTAGNERRIQNVAAGLVTSTSTDAINGSQLYSVASTTTSSITSLSTSASTGLSSANSSITSLSTSTSTGLSSANSSIGSLSTGLSSTNSSVTSLSSSTSTGLSSANSSIGSLSTGLSSTKSSVTSLSSSTSTGLSSANSSIGSLSTGLSSTNSSVTSLSSSTSTGLSSANSSIGSLSTGLSSTNSSVTSLSSSTSTGLSSANSSITSLSTSTSTGLSSATSSIGSLSTGLSSTNSSVTSLSSSTSTGLSSANSSITSLSTSTSTGLSSANSSIGSLSTGLSSTNSSVTSLSSSTSTGLSSANSSITSLSTSTSTGLSSATSSIGSLSTGLSSTNSSVTSLSSSTSTGLSSANSSITSLSTSTSTGLSSATSSIGSLSTGLSSTNSSITSLSTSTSTGLSSANSSIGSLSTGLSTVSTKTDNLGSSTASALGGGSTYDPTTGKVSAPSYTTYNANGTTSTANSVGSAIDSINSQGIKYFHANSTGADSTATGTDAVAIGSGAIASTNNSVALGAGSKADTAPVDTSSATVGGVTFGGFAGTKPVGTVSVGSANNERQITNVAAGQVTSTSTDAINGSQLYSVAQQVGTATSAISSLSTSTSTGLSSANSSITSLSTSTSTGLSSANSSITSLSTSTSTGLSSANSSITSLSTSTSTGLSSANSSITSLSTSTSTGLSSANSSITSLSTSTSTGLSSANSSITSLSTSTSTGLSSANSSITSLSTSTSTGLSSANSSITSLSTSTSTGLSSANSSITSLSTSTSTGLSSANSSITSLSTSTSTGLSSANSSITSLSTSTSTGLSSANSSITSLSTSTSTGLSSANSSITSLSTSTSTGLSSANSSITSLSTSTSTGLSSANSSITSLSTSTSTGLSSANSSITSLSTSTSTGLSSANSSITSLSTSTSTGLSSANSSITSLSTSTSTGLSSANSSIDSLSTSTSTGLSSANSSITSLSTSTSTGLSSANSSITSLSTSTSTGLSSANSSITSLSTSTSTGLSSANSSITSLSTSTSTGLSSANSSITSLSTSTSTGLSSANSSITSLSTSTSTGLSSANSSITSLSTSTSTGLSSANSSITSLSTSTSTGLSSANSSITSLSTSTSTGLSSANSSIDSLSTSTSTGLSSANSSITSLSTSTSTGLSSANSSITSLSTSTSTGLSSANSSITSLSTSTSTGLSSANSSITSLSTSTSTGLSSANSSITSLSTSTSTGLSSANSSIDSLSTSTSTGLSSANSSITSLSTSTSTGLSSANSSITSLSTSTSTGLSSANSSITSLSTSTSTGLSSANSSITSLSTSTSTGLSSANSSITSLSTSTSTGLSSANSSITSLSTSTSTGLSSANSSITSLSTSTSTGLSSATSSIGSLSTGLSSTNSSVTSLSSSTSTGLSSANSSITSLSTSTSTGLSSATSSIGSLSTGLSSTNSSVTSLSTSTSTGLSSANSSITSLSTSTSTGLSSANSSITSLSTSTSTGLSSANSSITSLSTSTSTGLSSATSSIDSLSTSTSTGLSSANSSIDSLSTSTSTGLSSANSSITSLSTSTSTGLSSANSSITSLSTSTSTGITSLSTGLSSTNSSVSSLSTSTSTGLSSANSSITSLSTSTSTGISSLSTGLSSTNSSVSSLSTSTSTGLSSANSSISSLSTSTSTAINAAKTHYYSVNDNGTQQANYDNTGATGTNALAAGVNASAAGASSVAVGDGSNAQSAGAVAIGQNASATGGKAVSIGSGNTATGDGAVAIGDPSIATGTGAVALGANDTATGNGAVALGNANTATGASALALGSSNQATADNTIALGNQSTASAVGAQAYGSSATASAANALALGSNATANVANSIALGANSVTGAAVGTSSATIGGVTYFFAGSSPVGVVSVGAPGQERQITNVAAGRISASSTDAINGSQLNATNNAVNALSTSTASNVASLSTGINSLSTGLSTTNSNVASLSTSTSTAINSLSTGLSTTNSNVNSLSTSTSTGIGSLSTGLSTTNSNVASLSTGVTNINNQLNQLSTSINNNTTRAANNNGIAADMNGKGTDVPTVTAGSNSVAIGANSNDGGRSNVVSVGNDQQQRQITNVAPGTQGTDAVNVNQLTQVQTTLSTALSGQQAQINSLGSQLQQTDQMAKQGIAAVGAMASIPQLDRDANFGMGVGTSTFLGQKAMAVNMQARITENLKASINGGFSGGQKVIGAGMLYQWK; encoded by the coding sequence ATGAACCGCACATACCGCTCGATCTGGAACGAAGCCCTCGGCGCCTGGGTCGCTGCATCCGAACACGATTCGGCACGGGGCAAGCCGAACAAGTCGGCTGTCATGGTCGCAGCCGTCGCGGCCCTGGTGATCAGCCTGCCCGGACTCGCCGAGGCCAATACGATCAACACACAGCAGACCTGCCTTACGGGAAGCAACGGCGCGGTCGGCCGCGTGAACCCGGGGGGCACGCAAAACCAGGCCGGCGACGGCTCCGGTACGTACTCGGTCGTGGCCGGGTGTAACTCCAACGGCAACGGTTTCACGGGTGTCACGGTCTATGGCGCGTTCGCACAAGCAAACGGCAACGGCGCCGTCGCCATGGGCATCCAGTCATCTGCCGCCTTGTGGGGTGTGGCAACCGGCCTTGAAACGACCGCCAGCGGCATCGGCGCGACCGCCCTCGGCTTCGGCTCGACGGCAGCCGCGCTGAACTCCGTCGCAATCGGCGGCGCGGGCGGCAACGGTACGACGCCGCTGTCGCAGGCAAACTCGACCATCGCATCGGGTGCGGGCTCGATCGCAATCGGCAGCAACGCAACGAAGGGCGCGCAGTCGGCCGCTTCGGACAGCATCGCGGTCGGCGGCCAGTCATCCGTCGCATCGGCCGCCACGTCGGGGATCGCACTCGGCCGCGGCGCGACCGTCAACGGCGCGTACGGCATCGCTCAGGGCGACGGCATCGTCTCCGGCGCAACCGGCCAGAACGTCGCGATCGGTTCGTCGGGTACGACGGCCAACAGTGGTAGCGCGAACGGCGGCGCGGTGGCAATCGGCCGCGCGCAAACGGCCAGCGGCGACGGCGCGGTCGCGCTCGGCACCAGCAACTCGGCGAACGGCACGGGCGCGGTCGCGCTCGGCAACGGCAACTCGGCGAACGGCACCGGTGCGGTTGCGCTGGGCAGTGGCAACAGCGTGACGGGGACGGGTTCGGTCGGTATCGGCAGCGGCGCCAAGGCGACCTATGCGGGTTCGAGCGCAATCGGTGCCTCGTCGTATGCGGGCGGGACTTCGGCGCCTGCCTCCGCTTTCGGGAACGGGAGTTCCGCGACGGCGAACTATGCAACCGCGATCGGCGTCAACGCCAGCGCTGCCGGCGGCGGCAGCGTTGCGCTGGGCGTGGCCACTGCGAGTGCGCTCCAGAGCGTTGCAATCGGCCAGCAATCCAATGCTTCTCAAGCCGGCAACATTTCGATCGGCTCGTTTGCGACGGCCAGCGGCAACGGCAATGCGGTCGCCATGGGCTATCAATCGACCGCTTCCGCCGGCAACGCGATGGCGCTCGGCTACCTGTCGACGGCCAACGTTGCAAACTCCGTCGCCCTTGGCAACAACTCGGCGACGATTGGTGCGGCGGACACGGCGACGGGCGGCACCGGTTCGGTCAACTCCGCCACGATCGGTGGCCAGACGTTCGGTAACTTTGCAGGCGCAAGCGCCGCCAACGGCGTCGTCAGCGTGGGTACGGCGGGCAACGAGCGTCGCATCCAGAACGTCGCAGCGGGTCTCGTCACGTCGACCAGCACCGATGCGATCAACGGTAGCCAGCTCTACTCGGTCGCGAGCACGACGACGTCGAGCATCACGAGCCTGTCGACGTCGGCTTCGACCGGCCTGTCGTCGGCGAATAGCTCGATCACGTCGCTCTCGACCTCCACGTCGACGGGTCTGTCGTCGGCCAACAGCTCGATCGGCTCGCTGTCGACCGGTCTCTCGTCGACCAATAGCTCGGTCACGTCGCTGTCGTCCTCCACGTCGACGGGTCTCTCGTCGGCCAACAGCTCGATCGGTTCGCTGTCGACCGGTCTCTCGTCGACCAAGAGCTCGGTCACTTCGCTGTCGTCCTCCACGTCGACCGGCCTGTCGTCGGCCAACAGCTCGATCGGCTCGCTTTCGACCGGCCTCTCGTCGACCAATAGCTCGGTCACTTCGCTGTCGTCCTCCACGTCGACCGGCCTGTCGTCGGCCAACAGCTCGATCGGCTCGCTTTCGACCGGCCTCTCGTCGACCAATAGCTCGGTCACTTCGCTGTCGTCCTCCACGTCGACCGGTCTGTCGTCGGCTAATAGCTCGATCACGTCCCTGTCGACTTCGACCTCGACTGGCTTGTCGTCGGCCACCAGTTCGATCGGCTCGCTGTCCACCGGCCTCTCGTCGACGAACAGCTCGGTCACCTCGCTGTCGTCCTCCACGTCGACGGGTCTGTCGTCGGCTAATAGCTCGATCACGTCCCTGTCGACTTCGACCTCGACTGGCTTGTCGTCGGCCAACAGCTCGATCGGCTCGCTGTCCACCGGCCTCTCGTCGACGAACAGCTCGGTCACTTCGCTGTCGTCCTCCACGTCGACTGGCCTCTCGTCGGCTAATAGCTCGATCACGTCCCTGTCGACGTCGACCTCGACCGGTCTGTCGTCGGCCACCAGCTCGATCGGCTCGCTCTCGACCGGCCTCTCGTCGACCAATAGCTCGGTCACCTCGCTGTCGTCCTCCACGTCGACCGGCCTGTCGTCGGCTAATAGCTCGATCACGTCCCTGTCGACTTCGACCTCGACTGGCTTGTCGTCGGCCACCAGTTCGATCGGCTCGCTCTCGACCGGTCTCTCGTCGACCAACAGCTCGATCACTTCGCTGTCGACGTCGACCTCGACCGGCCTCTCGTCGGCCAACAGCTCGATCGGCTCGCTGTCCACCGGCTTGAGCACGGTCTCGACGAAGACAGACAACCTCGGTAGCAGCACGGCCTCGGCACTTGGCGGTGGCTCGACGTATGACCCGACAACCGGCAAGGTCTCGGCCCCGTCGTACACCACGTACAACGCGAACGGCACGACGTCGACCGCCAACAGCGTCGGCTCGGCAATCGACAGCATCAACAGCCAGGGCATCAAGTACTTCCACGCGAACTCGACCGGCGCCGACAGCACCGCGACGGGCACCGACGCCGTCGCCATCGGCAGCGGCGCCATCGCCAGCACGAACAATTCCGTCGCGCTGGGCGCCGGCTCGAAGGCCGACACCGCGCCCGTCGACACGAGCAGCGCAACCGTCGGCGGCGTCACGTTCGGCGGATTCGCAGGCACCAAGCCGGTTGGCACCGTTAGCGTCGGCAGCGCCAACAACGAGCGGCAAATCACCAATGTCGCCGCCGGCCAGGTAACGTCGACCAGTACCGACGCGATCAACGGTAGCCAGCTTTATTCCGTCGCCCAACAGGTCGGTACCGCGACCAGTGCCATTTCGTCGCTGTCGACTTCGACGTCGACCGGTCTGTCGTCGGCCAACAGCTCGATCACCTCGCTGTCGACTTCCACGTCGACGGGTCTGTCGTCGGCTAACAGCTCGATCACGTCGCTGTCGACCTCGACCTCGACGGGTCTGTCGTCGGCTAACAGCTCGATCACGTCGCTGTCGACCTCGACCTCGACGGGTCTGTCGTCGGCTAACAGCTCGATCACGTCGCTGTCGACCTCGACCTCGACGGGCTTGTCGTCGGCCAACAGCTCGATCACGTCGTTGTCGACTTCGACCTCGACGGGTCTGTCGTCGGCTAACAGCTCGATCACGTCCCTGTCGACTTCGACCTCGACCGGTTTGTCGTCGGCTAACAGCTCGATCACTTCGCTGTCGACTTCGACCTCGACGGGTCTGTCCTCGGCTAACAGCTCGATCACCTCGCTGTCGACGTCGACCTCGACCGGCCTCTCGTCGGCCAACAGCTCGATCACTTCGTTGTCGACTTCGACCTCGACGGGCCTGTCGTCGGCCAACAGCTCGATCACGTCGCTGTCGACCTCGACCTCGACGGGTCTGTCGTCGGCTAACAGCTCGATCACTTCGCTGTCGACCTCGACCTCGACCGGTCTGTCGTCGGCTAACAGCTCGATCACTTCGCTGTCGACCTCGACCTCGACCGGTCTGTCGTCCGCGAATAGCTCGATCACGTCGCTGTCGACTTCGACCTCGACCGGTTTGTCGTCGGCTAACAGCTCGATCACTTCGCTGTCGACTTCGACCTCGACGGGTCTGTCCTCGGCTAACAGCTCGATCACCTCGCTGTCGACGTCGACCTCGACCGGCCTCTCGTCGGCCAACAGCTCGATCACTTCGTTGTCGACTTCGACCTCGACGGGCCTGTCGTCGGCCAACAGCTCGATCACGTCGCTGTCGACCTCGACCTCGACGGGTCTGTCGTCGGCTAACAGCTCGATCACTTCGTTGTCGACCTCGACCTCGACCGGTCTGTCGTCCGCGAATAGCTCGATCGATTCGCTGTCGACCTCGACCTCGACCGGCCTCTCATCGGCCAACAGCTCGATCACCTCGCTCTCGACCTCGACGTCGACCGGTTTGTCGTCGGCTAATAGCTCGATCACCTCGCTGTCGACTTCGACCTCGACCGGCCTGTCGTCGGCTAACAGCTCGATCACTTCGCTGTCGACCTCGACCTCGACCGGTCTGTCGTCCGCGAATAGCTCGATCACGTCGCTGTCGACTTCGACCTCGACCGGTTTGTCGTCGGCTAACAGCTCGATCACTTCGCTGTCGACTTCGACCTCGACGGGTCTGTCCTCGGCTAACAGCTCGATCACCTCGCTGTCGACGTCGACCTCGACCGGCCTCTCGTCGGCCAACAGCTCGATCACTTCGTTGTCGACTTCGACCTCGACGGGCCTGTCGTCGGCCAACAGCTCGATCACGTCGCTGTCGACCTCGACCTCGACGGGTCTGTCGTCGGCTAACAGCTCGATCACTTCGTTGTCGACCTCGACCTCGACCGGTCTGTCGTCCGCGAATAGCTCGATCGATTCGCTGTCGACCTCGACCTCGACCGGCCTCTCATCGGCCAACAGCTCGATCACCTCGCTCTCGACCTCGACGTCGACCGGTTTGTCGTCGGCTAATAGCTCGATCACCTCGCTGTCGACGTCGACCTCGACCGGCCTGTCGTCGGCCAACAGCTCGATCACTTCGCTCTCGACCTCGACCTCGACCGGCCTCTCGTCGGCGAATAGCTCGATCACGTCGCTGTCGACCTCGACCTCGACGGGTCTGTCGTCGGCTAACAGCTCGATCACTTCGCTCTCGACCTCGACCTCGACCGGTCTGTCGTCCGCGAATAGCTCGATCGATTCGCTGTCGACCTCGACCTCGACGGGCCTCTCGTCGGCTAACAGCTCGATCACGTCGTTGTCGACTTCGACCTCGACGGGCCTCTCGTCGGCTAACAGCTCGATCACTTCGCTGTCGACTTCGACCTCGACGGGTCTGTCGTCGGCCAACAGCTCGATCACCTCGCTGTCGACCTCGACGTCGACCGGTTTGTCGTCGGCTAATAGCTCGATCACCTCGCTGTCCACTTCGACCTCGACCGGCCTCTCGTCGGCCAACAGCTCGATCACGTCGCTGTCCACTTCGACCTCGACCGGCCTCTCGTCGGCCAACAGCTCGATCACTTCGCTGTCGACCTCGACGTCGACCGGCCTGTCGTCGGCCAACAGCTCGATCACTTCGCTGTCGACGTCGACCTCGACCGGCTTGTCGTCGGCCACCAGTTCGATCGGCTCGCTGTCGACCGGCCTCTCGTCGACCAATAGCTCGGTCACCTCGCTGTCGTCCTCCACGTCGACCGGCCTCTCGTCGGCCAACAGCTCGATCACTTCGCTGTCGACGTCGACCTCGACTGGCTTGTCGTCGGCCACCAGCTCGATCGGCTCGCTGTCGACCGGCCTCTCGTCGACCAATAGCTCGGTCACCTCGCTGTCGACCTCCACGTCGACGGGCCTCTCGTCGGCCAACAGCTCGATCACGTCGCTGTCGACTTCGACCTCGACCGGCCTCTCCTCGGCGAATAGCTCGATCACGTCATTGTCCACGTCGACCTCGACGGGTCTGTCGTCGGCTAACAGCTCGATCACCTCGTTGTCGACCTCGACCTCGACGGGCTTGTCGTCCGCGACTAGCTCGATCGATTCGCTGTCGACTTCGACCTCGACGGGCCTGTCCTCGGCGAACAGCTCGATCGATTCGCTGTCGACCTCGACCTCGACCGGCCTGTCCTCGGCCAACAGCTCGATCACCTCGCTGTCGACTTCCACGTCGACGGGCCTCTCGTCGGCCAACAGCTCGATCACCTCGCTGTCCACGTCGACCTCGACCGGCATCACCTCGTTGTCCACCGGCCTGAGCAGCACGAACAGCTCGGTGTCGTCGCTGTCGACCTCGACCTCGACGGGCCTGTCCTCGGCGAACAGCTCGATCACCTCCCTGTCCACGTCGACCTCGACCGGCATCAGTTCGCTGTCCACTGGCCTGAGCAGCACGAACAGCTCGGTGTCGTCGCTGTCGACCTCGACTTCGACGGGCCTGTCCTCGGCGAACAGCTCGATCAGCTCGCTGTCGACTTCGACCTCGACCGCGATCAACGCCGCGAAGACGCACTACTACAGCGTCAACGACAACGGCACGCAGCAGGCCAACTATGACAACACGGGCGCCACCGGCACCAACGCACTCGCCGCCGGCGTGAACGCCAGCGCGGCAGGCGCGAGCAGCGTGGCAGTCGGCGACGGTTCGAACGCGCAGTCGGCGGGCGCGGTCGCGATCGGCCAGAACGCATCGGCCACGGGCGGCAAGGCCGTGTCGATCGGCTCCGGCAACACGGCAACCGGCGACGGCGCAGTCGCGATCGGCGACCCGAGCATCGCGACGGGCACCGGCGCGGTCGCACTGGGCGCGAACGACACGGCGACCGGCAACGGCGCAGTGGCGCTCGGCAACGCGAACACCGCAACCGGTGCCAGCGCACTCGCCCTCGGCAGCTCGAACCAGGCCACCGCGGACAACACGATCGCGCTGGGCAACCAGTCCACGGCCAGCGCCGTCGGTGCGCAGGCCTACGGCTCGAGCGCCACGGCCAGCGCCGCCAACGCGCTCGCCCTGGGTTCGAACGCCACCGCGAACGTCGCAAACTCGATCGCACTCGGCGCGAACTCGGTCACGGGTGCCGCAGTCGGCACGTCGAGCGCCACGATCGGCGGCGTCACGTACTTCTTCGCGGGCAGCTCGCCGGTCGGCGTGGTGAGCGTCGGCGCACCGGGCCAGGAACGCCAGATCACGAACGTCGCCGCCGGCCGGATCTCGGCCAGCAGCACGGACGCGATCAACGGCAGCCAGCTCAACGCGACGAACAACGCGGTCAACGCGCTGTCGACGTCCACCGCATCGAACGTCGCATCGCTGTCGACCGGCATCAACTCGCTGTCGACGGGCCTGAGCACGACGAACAGCAACGTGGCCTCGCTGTCCACGTCGACCTCGACCGCGATCAACTCGCTGTCGACCGGCCTGAGCACGACGAACAGCAACGTCAACTCGCTGTCGACGTCGACCTCGACGGGCATCGGTTCGCTGTCCACCGGCCTGAGCACGACGAACAGCAACGTGGCCTCGCTGTCGACCGGCGTGACCAACATCAACAATCAGTTGAACCAGCTGTCGACGTCGATCAACAACAACACGACGCGCGCCGCCAACAACAACGGCATCGCGGCCGACATGAACGGCAAGGGCACCGACGTCCCGACCGTCACCGCGGGTTCGAACTCGGTGGCGATCGGCGCGAATTCGAACGACGGCGGTCGCTCGAACGTGGTGTCGGTCGGCAACGACCAGCAGCAGCGCCAGATCACGAACGTCGCGCCGGGTACGCAAGGCACCGACGCGGTGAACGTGAACCAGTTGACGCAGGTGCAGACGACGCTGTCGACGGCACTGTCGGGCCAGCAGGCGCAGATCAACTCGCTGGGTTCGCAACTGCAGCAGACCGACCAGATGGCGAAGCAGGGTATCGCGGCCGTCGGCGCGATGGCGTCGATCCCGCAGCTCGATCGCGACGCCAACTTCGGGATGGGTGTGGGCACGTCGACCTTCCTCGGCCAGAAGGCGATGGCGGTCAACATGCAGGCGCGCATTACCGAGAACCTGAAGGCGTCGATCAACGGCGGTTTCAGCGGCGGTCAGAAGGTGATCGGCGCCGGCATGCTGTACCAGTGGAAGTAA
- a CDS encoding OmpA family protein has protein sequence MNKLALALALSATALAACSTASGPTFSASELQPRDGVRTFQVDCHGLLSGPETCMKAARKICGEEPVRAVDSARALRDKSDPATLVFQCGAAPAQAAQAAAPATAVVEQVNLSGDALFATDHATLAPTARESLDRLLSERADHTYSQVSVTGFTDSVGSDDYNLALSKRRAESVAAYLKAHGVKTDSLTVSGRGKADPVASNATPEGRASNRRVEIRLQH, from the coding sequence GTGAACAAACTCGCTCTTGCGCTCGCACTTTCTGCTACGGCCCTCGCCGCGTGCTCGACCGCATCCGGCCCGACCTTCAGCGCCTCCGAACTGCAGCCGCGCGACGGCGTGCGCACCTTCCAGGTGGACTGCCACGGCCTGCTGTCGGGCCCGGAGACCTGCATGAAGGCCGCCCGCAAGATCTGCGGCGAAGAGCCCGTGCGCGCCGTCGATTCGGCCCGCGCGCTGCGCGACAAGTCCGATCCCGCAACGCTCGTGTTCCAGTGCGGCGCGGCGCCGGCCCAAGCGGCGCAGGCCGCCGCGCCGGCGACAGCCGTCGTCGAACAGGTCAACCTGTCGGGCGACGCGCTGTTCGCCACCGACCACGCGACGCTCGCCCCGACCGCGCGCGAATCGCTCGACCGGTTGCTGAGCGAGCGCGCCGACCACACGTACTCGCAGGTGAGCGTCACCGGCTTTACGGATTCGGTGGGCAGCGACGACTACAATCTCGCGCTGTCGAAGCGCCGCGCCGAATCCGTCGCGGCCTATCTGAAGGCACACGGCGTGAAGACCGATTCGCTGACGGTCTCGGGTCGCGGCAAGGCCGACCCGGTCGCGTCGAACGCGACGCCCGAAGGCCGCGCCAGCAACCGCCGCGTCGAAATCCGCCTGCAGCACTGA